The bacterium genomic interval TTTCATTGCGGATTCAGGGGAAAAGCGGATGCCCTTCCAGTTCTGGTACTCCGGTTTCGGGGTGGAGGGCTTCGACATGCCGAACTGGGCCGGTAACGATACGTTGCCGGAGTACCGGGAACTCAGTTGGGCTTTCATCGTCTCGATCATCCTCAGTTTCACGGTGCTGATATTCAGTTACGACCAGGTGAGCGGCGAGCGGGAGACAGGTACATTGGCCCTGACTTTATCCAACCCCGTGCCGCGGGGCCTGCTCCTGTTCGGCAAATATATCGGCGTGGTGCTGGCGGTGCTGCTGGTGCTTCTGCCTGGGGCCGGCCTCAGCCTGGCGCTCCTGTTAGCCGAGAAAGCGGTGGTGCTGGACCGGGCTCTTCTGGCCGAGAGCGCCGCGTTCCTGGGCAGCGCCGCCCTGCTTGCCGCCTGCATGGCGGCCCTGGGAATTCTGGCCTCCACGGTCGCCGGGCGCTCGAATGTGAGCCTTCTGCTTTGCCTTTGCCTCTGGCTGGCCTCGGTGCTGATGGTCCAGAATTCGGTTGTCTACCTCACGGGCAAGCTGCACCCTGTCGAGTCGTCGCGGGTGGTGGCCGACCGGACCGCCCAGGAGGTGAAAGCCTCGAATGACCGGATCGCCGCGGCTGAAGCGCAAGGCGGGGGAGTGCTCGGTCCCATCGAGCAGTTCCGGCTGTACGCGAAATTCAACCTGCAATACAAGGATCGGGAGCTGGCGATAAAGGAGGCCTGGAACAGCAGCATCCTTGAGCAGTTCCGTTTCTCCCGGCGCCTGACCGCGCTGTCGCCGGTGTGCCTGTTCGAGCAGTTGAGCGAGGCGGCGACCGGCGGCGGTTTCGTGCGCCTGGAAAAGAACTGGCGGGATTTGAAACTATTTCGGAGCCGGTTTTTCGATTGGTATATGCAACAGGATGCCGCGGCCACGGACGACGAAACCCTGCACCTCCTGGACCCGTACAATCCCTCGCACATGCTGTACAAAGTGGTGGATTTCGCTGAAATCCCGCAGTATCAGGAGCGGCCGGCCTCGTTCGGTGAGCGGTTTACGGCTGCCCGGCTGCCGCTGCTGCTGCTCGTGCTGTACACTGTGGTGAGTTTCGCCCTGGCTTTCGTGTTGTTCCTGCGCTACGACGTGCGCTGAAACGGGTATAGTAAATGCTTCAATCTTATGTTTCACCCCTTTGTAATTGATGATCCCCCAATTGAGATTCCATCGCTGCAAAGGGAACGGAAAGGCGAAAGGAGGGAATGCCCAGAGCAGGGCGGATTTTCCGCCCGAGTAACCTTTCCGGAATAGATAATCCGGCTGGAAAGACACATAGAGAGAAAATCCCGGTTTCATAATTTTCATCTGTCAAGGAGGCTACACCATGCTTCAGGCCATCGATCTGACCAAACGCTACGAGGACGGGCTGCTGGCCCTGGACCATCTGAACCTGACCGTGAAAGAGGGCGAGATATTCTGTCTTCTGGGAGCCAACGGCGCGGGCAAGACCACGACGATCAACCTGTTCCTCAATTTTATCGAGCCGACCAGCGGCCAGGCGCTGATAAGCGGCATCGACGTGACCCGCGAGCCCCTGGAGGCCAAGAAACACGTGGCCTACGTGAGCGAGAACGTGATGCTCTACGGCAATTTCACCGGCCGCCAGAACCTCGATTTCTTCGCCCGCCTGGGGGGCAAGACCAACCTGAAGAAAGAGGACTACTACATGCACATGCGCCGGGTGGGCCTTCAGGAGAAAGCTTTCGAGGCGCGGCTGAAGACCTATTCGAAGGGCATGCGGCAGAAACTGGGCATCACCATCGCGATCATCAAGGACTCGGACAATATCCTGCTGGATGAGCCGACCAGCGGGCTCGACCCCAAGGCCGCGGCCGAGTTTGTCACCATCCTCAAGGGCCTGCGCGAGCGGGGCAAGAGCATCCTGATGTGCACCCACGACATTTTCCGGGCCAAGGAGATCGCCGACCGGGTGGGGATAATGAAAGAGGGCCGCCTGGTGATGCTGCGCACGCGCGAGGAGTTCCTGGAGGACGATCTGGAGAAGCTGTACCTGGACTACATGCAGGAAGCCGTGGTGGCATGAGGCTCTTTATACGGTCGAGTGCGGCCGAACGGGGGGAGAGTCGAGTCAAACATTCAAAGACGGGTCGAGAAGATGATCGGGATTGTTTTCATGCGGGAGATGCAGGAGTACCTGAAATCCGCCAAATTCATGCTGGGGTTGGTCCTGTGCCTTGGATTGATCACGCTGAGCACGGCGATCAATTTTCAGGATTACAGGGAGCGCCTGGCTGACTACGAGATGGCGGTGGAAGAAACAAAAGCGGGGCCACCTTACGGTATGACCGGAATCAGACGGCCCGAGCCTCTCGGTGTCATCGTCCAGGGCAAGGACAGGAGCCTGGGCAACCGGATCTCGATCAAGAGCCATGACCTTCCCTGGAACGCCTCGGGCTACATGGGAGCCAAAAGCATGCTGAACGCGGTGGCTTCCGGCCTGGAGTCGGTGGACCTCGATTTCAT includes:
- a CDS encoding ABC transporter permease, with protein sequence MLLNIVLRELQQHVLSLRLHLVLVLLLVLFGLGTVAFAHRYRADQERYLQVQSAQLEKEKGWAARYLGLYMSQTRPLVLGPRADAFIADSGEKRMPFQFWYSGFGVEGFDMPNWAGNDTLPEYRELSWAFIVSIILSFTVLIFSYDQVSGERETGTLALTLSNPVPRGLLLFGKYIGVVLAVLLVLLPGAGLSLALLLAEKAVVLDRALLAESAAFLGSAALLAACMAALGILASTVAGRSNVSLLLCLCLWLASVLMVQNSVVYLTGKLHPVESSRVVADRTAQEVKASNDRIAAAEAQGGGVLGPIEQFRLYAKFNLQYKDRELAIKEAWNSSILEQFRFSRRLTALSPVCLFEQLSEAATGGGFVRLEKNWRDLKLFRSRFFDWYMQQDAAATDDETLHLLDPYNPSHMLYKVVDFAEIPQYQERPASFGERFTAARLPLLLLVLYTVVSFALAFVLFLRYDVR
- a CDS encoding ABC transporter ATP-binding protein codes for the protein MLQAIDLTKRYEDGLLALDHLNLTVKEGEIFCLLGANGAGKTTTINLFLNFIEPTSGQALISGIDVTREPLEAKKHVAYVSENVMLYGNFTGRQNLDFFARLGGKTNLKKEDYYMHMRRVGLQEKAFEARLKTYSKGMRQKLGITIAIIKDSDNILLDEPTSGLDPKAAAEFVTILKGLRERGKSILMCTHDIFRAKEIADRVGIMKEGRLVMLRTREEFLEDDLEKLYLDYMQEAVVA